The nucleotide window AGTGCTGGCGCGGTAGAATGTTTTGCACCGGACCGGAACGGAAAGGAGAAGCAACGGAGGAGACACGATGAGCTTGGTTGACTACGGAGTGGTTGGCATCTATCTCATCGCCATGGTCGTCATTGGGCTAGTGCTGCAACGGCGGGCCTCTGCAGGCATCGACTCCTACTTTTTGGGTAATCGGCGATTGCCGTGGTGGCTCTTGGGGTCGTCGGGCATGGCCTCCTGTCTTGATGTGAGTGGTACGATGATCAACACCGCCTGGGTCTTCGCCCTTGGCGTCAGCGGCCTGTTTGTTGAAATTCGCGGCGGGGTTACCCTGCTCATGGCCTTTCTCATGATCTTCACGGGCAAATGGCAAAGGCGTGCGCAGGTGATGACCATGGCCGAGTGGATGCGCTTCCGCTTCGGCAATGGCCGCCAGGGCGACGTGGCCCGCCTGGTGGCCGCCATTTCGACCCTCGTCATGACCATTGCCATGCTCACCTACTTTGCCGTAGGCTCGGGCAAGTTCATCGGCACCTTTCTCGGCATCCCTCCATTTCTCGGCATGTCCTCGGAATTCTGGGCCGCCACGCTGATGATTGTCCTGGCGATGATCTACACCGTGGCCAGCGGGCTGTACGGCGTGGTGTGGACCGACCTGTTCCAGGGGGTCCTCATCTTTGTGGTGATTGCTTACACTGCGATCCTCTCGTTTCGGGTGTCGCTGCCAGAGGTTTTCTCCATCTCCGTACCCCTCAAGGACGGCGGCTTTCAGGCCATTGAGGCCAGTCGCGCCACATGGACCAGTGCGATCCCCAGGTGGAAAGTAGATTTTCCCGCCGACTCAGCTTACTCCATCTACAACCTGTTTGGCATAAGCATTCTTTTCTACCTCATCAAAGTGACCATCGAGGGGTGCGGCGGAGGTAGTGGGTTCATCGTGCAGCGCTACTTTGCGGCGCGCAGCGATCGCGAGGCAGGATTGCTGAGCCTTTTCTGGATATTCCTCCTGTCGTTCCGCTGGGTCTTTATCGCCGCTATTGCGGTGTTGGGCATCTCCTACAGCGCGAGCCACCAGCTCATCACCGACCCGGAAACCGTCATCCCCGTCGTGGTGCGGGATCTCACGCACACCGGCGTGCGCGGATTGATGGTTGCAGGCCTCATGGCTGCAGCGATGTCGACCTTCGACTCCACCGTGAATGCCGGCGCCGCTTACTGGGTCAAAGACATCTACCAGGCTTTCATCAACCCCAAGGCCAGCCAGCGCGCCCTCATGATCCACGGGCGTGTGGCGTCGGTCGTCGTGGTGCTCATCGGGCTTCTGTTCAGCGTTGTGGTAAGGAACATCAACCAGATTTGGGGATGGATCACAATGAGCATCAGCGCGGGGTTATTCCTTCCGGTTCTGCTGCGCTGGTACTGGTGGCGGATGAACGGCTACGGCTTTGCTGCTGGCACGTTAGCGGGTATGGTGGCGGCAATTCTACAGCGCCTGTTGCTGCCTGACGTTCCCGAGTACGTTGCCTTCAGCATCGCCACCGGTAGCTCTCTTGTGGGAACGGTCGTTGGTACTTTCTTGACCAAGCCCACAGACCGGGAGGTGCTGGCTAACTTCTACCGCATCACGCGCCCGTTCGGATGGTGGGCCCCGGTGCGGTCGGTGCTCCCTCCGCAGGCGCGCGAGGAACTGCGCGGCGAGCACCGCCGCGACATCGCGTCTACCTTCATGGCCGTGCCGTGGCAACTTGTGCTGTTCCTGCTCTGGATGATGCTCATCATGCGTCGCTGGGACCAATTTGTTTACGGTGCGGTGCTGTTGGTGGTGCTCTCCCTGGGACTGTACTTCAACTGGTTCCGCCATCTGGGCAAAGAGGCGAGGGCTCAGGGGGCGCACACGAGCTAGTCGGCCAATCTGCGTATGGTGCACAGGCTGCTCATAGCTGTCCTTGCCGTCCTAATGGTGAGCTGCTCCCGCAACGAGCGGCGCATCATGGTGTGGACCTCGTTGCGGCCGGTGGAGCGGCAGGTCTTGGCTGCCCAGTTGGCTCGCTTCGCTGAACGCCACCCGGGTTGGCAGTTCGGGCAGCTTTTCTATGGGCCAGAGGAGTGCCGCACCAACTTTATCATTTCCGCCTTAGGAGGGAGCGGGCCAGCTCTGCTGCATGGTGCTAGCGACAACGTGGGCCCGCTTGTCGAGCTGGGGGTGATTCAGCCCATCGAGCCGTTGGTCAGCCAGGCGTTCCTGGACAGCTTCTTGACTGCGCCCATCGTCGCTAATACCTGGTACCGTGGCCACCTTTACCAGGTGGCCGACCGGCTGGGCAATCACCTCTGCCTGGTCTACAACAAGGCTCTTGTCAAGGAGCCGCCCAAGACCATGAGGGAGTTGATCGAGTTCGGCCGGCGGTTCTGTCGAGACGAGAATGGCGATGGGAGGCCGGACCGTTACGCCCTGGCCTGGAACTACACGGAGCCCTTCTTCGTGGTACCGTTCATTGGAGGCTATGGCGGCTGGATCATGGATGAGCAGAACCAGCCCACCCTGGACACCCCGGCGGTGATCAAGGCGGGCAGGCTGATCTATGAACTGGCGCATGTACATCGCATCATCCCGGTGGAGTGCGACTATGAGATTGCCAATGCGCTGTTCAAGGATGGGCTTTCTGCGATGATTATCAACGGGCCCTGGTCGTGGGGTACCTACATCGAGAGCGGCATCGATATCGGCTTAGCGCGCATCCCGATGATCGATGAGACGGGTTTGTGGCCAACCCCCATGGTGTCGCCGCTGGGTTATTCGCTCAACGCAAATCTCAAGGGCGAACGCCTGCAGATGGCGGTGGAGCTGATGCGGTTTCTCACCTCCACGGAGGTGGAGCTGGAGTTCAGCAAGGTTGCGGGGACAATCCCCTCGCGGGTCGATGCTTCTACCCATCCAGTGGTGCGCGACAATGAGCTCTTGCAGCACTCTCTGGATCAGCTCCTGGTAGGGCGCCCCATGCCGGTGGTCACCGAGCTGCGCATGATCTGGGATGCTATGCGGCCCAGCTATCAGGGCCTCTTCACCGGGGCGGTGTCGCCGGAACGTGCCGCGGCGGAGATGCAACAGCGCGCGCTCCGCCTGATCCGGGAGGGGAAGGAGTAAGGTCATGGCCGCCTACGAGAAGCACGTCAACCGTCTCGCGTACGTGTACGTACTCCCCGCTTTGGTGGTCATGGCGGCGGTGATCGCCTATCCGTTTATCTACAACGTGGTCATCTCCTTCTCCAACATGAACTTGATCCACTTCCGAGACTGGCGCCTCAAGGGGTTGGGCAACTATGCTTCTGTGCTGGGCGACCGCCTCTTCTGGTACTTCCTCGCCAAGACCTGCCTCTGGACGGTGCTCAACGTGGTCTGCCACGTGGTCATCGGCGTGTTCTTGGCGTTGATCCTGGACAAGGATCTGCGCGGCAGGTCGGTCTTTCGCACCATCCTTATCCTCCCCTGGGCGGTGCCGCAATACATTACCGCTTTGACCTGGCGCGGCATGTTCAATGCGGAGTATGGTGCCATAAGTTTGCTTCTCGAGCGCGCCTTCGGCGTGAAGATCCCTTGGCTTTCCACCGAGTGGGGCGCATTCGCTGCATGCCTGCTCACCAACATCTGGCTGGGCTTCCCGTTCATGATGGTGGTCGCCTTGGGTGGCCTCCAGAGTATACCGGACGAGCTGTACGAGGCGGCGGCCATAGATGGCAGCTCGTGGTGGCATCGCCTGCGGCACATCACCGTGCCGCTGCTCAAACCGGTGATGGTACCGGCGGTGACCTTGGGCG belongs to candidate division KSB1 bacterium and includes:
- a CDS encoding sugar ABC transporter permease, coding for MAAYEKHVNRLAYVYVLPALVVMAAVIAYPFIYNVVISFSNMNLIHFRDWRLKGLGNYASVLGDRLFWYFLAKTCLWTVLNVVCHVVIGVFLALILDKDLRGRSVFRTILILPWAVPQYITALTWRGMFNAEYGAISLLLERAFGVKIPWLSTEWGAFAACLLTNIWLGFPFMMVVALGGLQSIPDELYEAAAIDGSSWWHRLRHITVPLLKPVMVPAVTLGVIWTFNNFNVVWLVSNGGEPSDKTHILVSWVYKAGFTYFRMGYAAAFSMVIFAILLAFSWSFIRRTKATEAVY
- a CDS encoding sodium:solute symporter, with translation MSLVDYGVVGIYLIAMVVIGLVLQRRASAGIDSYFLGNRRLPWWLLGSSGMASCLDVSGTMINTAWVFALGVSGLFVEIRGGVTLLMAFLMIFTGKWQRRAQVMTMAEWMRFRFGNGRQGDVARLVAAISTLVMTIAMLTYFAVGSGKFIGTFLGIPPFLGMSSEFWAATLMIVLAMIYTVASGLYGVVWTDLFQGVLIFVVIAYTAILSFRVSLPEVFSISVPLKDGGFQAIEASRATWTSAIPRWKVDFPADSAYSIYNLFGISILFYLIKVTIEGCGGGSGFIVQRYFAARSDREAGLLSLFWIFLLSFRWVFIAAIAVLGISYSASHQLITDPETVIPVVVRDLTHTGVRGLMVAGLMAAAMSTFDSTVNAGAAYWVKDIYQAFINPKASQRALMIHGRVASVVVVLIGLLFSVVVRNINQIWGWITMSISAGLFLPVLLRWYWWRMNGYGFAAGTLAGMVAAILQRLLLPDVPEYVAFSIATGSSLVGTVVGTFLTKPTDREVLANFYRITRPFGWWAPVRSVLPPQAREELRGEHRRDIASTFMAVPWQLVLFLLWMMLIMRRWDQFVYGAVLLVVLSLGLYFNWFRHLGKEARAQGAHTS
- a CDS encoding extracellular solute-binding protein, which gives rise to MVHRLLIAVLAVLMVSCSRNERRIMVWTSLRPVERQVLAAQLARFAERHPGWQFGQLFYGPEECRTNFIISALGGSGPALLHGASDNVGPLVELGVIQPIEPLVSQAFLDSFLTAPIVANTWYRGHLYQVADRLGNHLCLVYNKALVKEPPKTMRELIEFGRRFCRDENGDGRPDRYALAWNYTEPFFVVPFIGGYGGWIMDEQNQPTLDTPAVIKAGRLIYELAHVHRIIPVECDYEIANALFKDGLSAMIINGPWSWGTYIESGIDIGLARIPMIDETGLWPTPMVSPLGYSLNANLKGERLQMAVELMRFLTSTEVELEFSKVAGTIPSRVDASTHPVVRDNELLQHSLDQLLVGRPMPVVTELRMIWDAMRPSYQGLFTGAVSPERAAAEMQQRALRLIREGKE